A part of Salvelinus alpinus chromosome 5, SLU_Salpinus.1, whole genome shotgun sequence genomic DNA contains:
- the acacb gene encoding acetyl-CoA carboxylase 2 isoform X3 — translation MEGDGSFNCWFQYLRPSMSHPHLVKKGREHRKIELQRHFTVASPAEFVTRFGGNRVIDKVLIANNGIAAVKCMRSIRRWSYEMFRNERTIRFVVMVTPEDLKANAEYIKMADHYVPVPGGANNNNYANVELIVDIAKRIPVQAVWVGWGHASENPKLPELLDKNGISFLGPSSKAMWALGDKVASSIVAQSADIPTLPWSGSGLRVDWTEEDQRLGHVISVPPEVYVHGCVRDVDDGLAGADRIGYPVVIKASEGGGGKGIRKVDNAEDFASFFRQVQAEVPGSPIFVMQLAQHARHLEVQILADQYGNAISLFGRDCSIQRRHQKIIEEAPATIASSTTFEHMEQYAVRMAKMVGYVSAGTVEYLFSEDGSFHFLELNPRLQVEHPCTEMIGDVNLPAAQLQIAMGIPLHRIKDIRMLYGETPWGDTTINFEAPDCVPSPRGHVIAARITSENPDEGFKPSSGTVQELNFRSSKNVWGYFSVGATGGLHEFADSQFGHCFSWGENREEAISNMVVAMKELCIRGDFRTTVEYLIKLLETESFRNNDIDTGWLDNLIADKVQAERPDTMLGIVCGSLHVADASFRKSMSDFLHSLERGQVLPAASLLNTVEVDLVYEGIKYCLKVARQSPTTYVVIMNGSDIEIDVHRLSDGGLLLSYNGSSYTTYMKEEVDSYRITVGNKTCVFEKEKDPTVLRSSSAGKLLLYLVEDGGHICAGNSYAEIEVMKMVMTLTVVESGCVHYVKRHGAVLAPGCVVARMDLDNPSSIHPVELNTASLPAQQPLPIVGEKLHQVFHMVLENLVKVMDGYCLTEPYFSNKVKQWVGTLMKTLRDPSLPLLELQEIMTSVSSRIPPGVEKAIRKVMAQYASNITSVLCQFPSQRIACILDSHAATLQRKADREVFFMNTQSIVQLVQRYRSGIRGYMKSVVLDLLNRYLQVEMQFQQAHYDKCVINLREQYKPDMTPVLESIFSHAQVSKKNILVTMLIDQLCGRDPTVTDELMAILNELTQLNKMENSKVALRARQVLIASHLPSYELRHNQVESIFLSAIDIYGHQFCPENLKKLILSETTIFDVLPNFFYHSNRVVCMAALEVYVRRGYIAYELNSLQHRQLQDGTCAVDFQFMLPSSHPNRGSSPTLNRVAMPVNSTGQLEMRRQGSELFLEGALSPPCQRMGAMVAFQCFEDFKRNFDEVISSFADPLLESPLFSEACPSLYEEDNCKNMRENPIHIINVSIKSADTENDDALVTAFAAFAQSKKVLLFEHGIRRITFLVAQRREFPKFFTFRARDGFQEDRIYRNLEPALAFQLELNRMRNFDLTAVPCANHKMHLYLGAARVQEGAEVTDYRFFIRAIIRHSDLITKEASFEYLQNEGERLLLEAMDELEVAFSNNNVRTDCNHIFLNFVPTVIMDPSKIEESVHSMVMRYGSRLWKLRVLQAELKINIRLAPTGTAIPIHLFLTNESGYNLDISLYKEVTDPSTGQIMFQSYEDKQGPLHGMLINHPYVTKDLLQYKRFQAQTLGTTYVYDFPEMFRQALYKLWGPGDSYPKDVLMCTELVLDPQDRLVQMNRLPGDNQVGMVAFRMRMKTPEYPEGRDIIVICNDITYMIGSFGPQEDQLFLRASELARDEGIPRIYISANSGARIGLAEEIRHMFQVAWIDPQDPYKGFKYLYLTPQDYTRISSTNAVHCHHVEEGGESRYVITDIIGTEEGLGVENLRGSGTIAGETSQAYDEIITISMVTCRAIGIGAYLVRLGQRVIQVENSHIILTGAGALNKVLGREVYTSNNQLGGVQIMHNNGVTHSTVPDDFEGVFTILQWLSFMPKNKHSPVPVIPPKDPVEREIEFTPTKAPYDPRWLLAGRPHPTVKGAWQSGFCDHGSFMEVLGSWAQTVVVGRARLGGIPIGVIAVETRTVEVAIPADPANLDSEARLVQQAGQVWFPDSAFKTAQAIRDFNRERLPLMVFANWRGFSGGMKDMYDQVLKFGAYIVDGLREFRQPVLIYIPPHAELRGGSWVVIDPTINPLCMELYADKESRGGVLEAEGTVEIKYRRKDLLKTMRRIDSIYAVLAEQLGTPELTDKQRRDLEAKLRAREEFLLPIYHQVAVQFVDLHDTPGRMQEKGAITDILDWKNVRSFFYWRLRRLLLEGVVKCEVLQANPELSDGHIQSMLRRWFVETEGTVQAYLWDHNKAVVEWLEKHLTKEDGTRSAIRENIKYLKRDHALKHIRSLVQANPELTMDCIIHMSQTITPSQRAKISHLLATMDGTAPS, via the exons GCCTAGCATGTCTCACCCACATCTGGTGAAGAAGGGTCGGGAGCACCGAAAAATTGAGCTGCAAAGACACTTCACCGTGGCCTCGCCGGCTGAGTTTGTCACCCGCTTTGGAGGAAACCGTGTGATAGATAAG GTGCTGATAGCTAATAATGGCATAGCGGCGGTCAAATGTATGCGTTCCATCCGCCGTTGGTCTTATGAGATGTTCCGGAATGAGAGGACCATCCGTTTTGTGGTGATGGTCACCCCCGAGGACCTGAAAGCGAACGCAG AGTATATCAAAATGGCGGACCACTATGTACCCGTACCCGGCGGcgccaacaacaacaactatgCCAACGTAGAGTTGATAGTGGACATCGCCAAGAGGATCCCTGTACAG GCGGTCTGGGTTGGATGGGGTCACGCCTCTGAGAACCCCAAACTGCCTGAGCTCTTGGACAAGAACGGAATCTCCTTCTTAG GGCCATCCAGTAAGGCCATGTGGGCCCTGGGTGATAAGGTGGCCTCCTCCATCGTGGCCCAGAGCGCAGACATCCCCACCCTGCCCTGGAGTGGATCAG GTCTGAGAGTAGACTGGACTGAGGAGGACCAGAGGCTCGGCCATGTGATCAGCGTGCCTCCAGAGGTCTACGTGCACGGCTGCGTGCGTGATGTTGACGATGGACTTGCG GGAGCAGACAGAATTGGCTACCCGGTGGTGATAAAAGCGTcagaaggaggagggggcaaGGGCATCCGGAAGGTGGACAACGCTGAGGACTTTGCCAGCTTCTTTAGACAG GTGCAGGCGGAGGTGCCCGGCTCGCCCATCTTCGTCATGCAGTTGGCCCAGCATGCCCGTCACCTGGAGGTCCAGATCCTTGCCGACCAGTACGGCAACGCCATCTCCCTGTTTGGCCGAGACTGCTCCATCCAGCGGAGACACCAGAAGATCATTGAGGAGGCCCCGGCCACCATAGCATCTTCCACCACCTTTGAGCACATGGAGCAG TATGCAGTGCGGATGGCTAAGATGGTGGGCTACGTGAGCGCAGGCACCGTGGAGTACCTCTTCTCTGAAGACGGGAGCTTCCACTTCTTAGAGCTCAACCCCCGTCTGCAGGTGGAACACCCCTGCACAGAGATGATTGGGGATGTCAACCTGCCCGCTGCCCAGCTACAG ATAGCCATGGGGATCCCTCTCCACAGGATCAAAGACATCCGCATGCTTTATGGAGAGACCCCTTGGGGGGACACCACCATCAACTTTGAGGCCCCAGACTGTGTACCCAGTCCCCGGGGACACGTCATTGCGGCCCGCATCACCAGCGAGAACCCAGACGAG GGCTTCAAGCCCAGCTCGGGCACAGTGCAGGAACTCAACTTCCGCAGCAGTAAGAACGTGTGGGGCTACTTCAGTGTCGGGGCTACCGGGGGGTTGCACGAGTTTGCTGACTCCCAGTTCGGCCACTGCTTCTCCTGGGGGGAGAACCGAGAGGAGGCAATTTC GAACATGGTGGTGGCCATGAAGGAGCTGTGTATCCGGGGGGACTTCAGGACCACGGTTGAGTACCTCATCAAGCTGCTGGAGACAGAGAGCTTCCGGAACAACGACATCGACACGGGCTGGTTGGATAATCTCATCGCAGATAAAGTTCAG GCGGAGAGGCCAGACACCATGCTGGGCATTGTCTGCGGGTCGTTACACGTGGCGGACGCTAGTTTCAGGAAGAGCATGTCCGACTTCCTGCACTCACTGGAAAG GGGCCAGGTGTTGCCTGCAGCCAGTTTGCTCAATACTGTCGAGGTGGACCTGGTCTACGAGGGGATCAAATACTGCCTCAAG GTGGCTCGCCAGTCCCCCACCACGTACGTTGTCATCATGAATGGCTCGGACATTGAGATCGATGTCCACCGGCTGAGCGATGGCGGCCTCTTGCTCTCTTACAATGGCAGCAGCTACACCACCTACATGAAGGAGGAAGTGGACAG CTACCGGATCACTGTTGGCAACAAGACGTGTGTGTTTGAGAAGGAGAAAGACCCTACTGTGCTGAGGTCGTCCTCTGCTGGTAAGCTCCTGCTGTACCTGGTGGAGGACGGAGGCCATATCTGTGCAGGGAACTCGTATGCAGAGATCGAG GTTATGAAGATGGTGATGACACTGACAGTGGTGGAGTCTGGCTGTGTCCACTATGTGAAGAGGCATGGGGCGGTGCTGGCGCCTGGCTGTGTGGTGGCACGCATGGACCTGGACAACCCCAGCAGCATCCATCCA GTGGAGCTGAATACGGCCTCTCTCCCAGCCCAGCAGCCGCTGCCCATCGTGGGGGAGAAGCTCCACCAGGTCTTCCACATGGTCCTGGAGAACCTGGTCAAGGTCATGGATGGCTACTGCCTCACCGAGCCCTACTTCAGCAACAAG GTGAAGCAGTGGGTGGGCACCCTGATGAAGACCTTGCGGGACCCCTCGCTGCCCCTGCTGGAGCTGCAGGAGATCATGACCAGCGTGTCCAGCCGAATCCCGCCCGGTGTGGAGAAGGCCATCCGCAAGGTCATGGCCCAGTACGCCAGCAACATCACCTCGGTGCTCTGCCAGTTCCCCAGCCAAAGG ATTGCCTGCATCCTGGACAGCCATGCGGCCACCCTACAGAGGAAGGCTGACCGGGAAGTGTTCTTCATGAACACTCAGAGTATCGTCCAGCTGGTGCAGAG GTACCGCAGTGGAATCCGGGGTTACATGAAGTCTGTGGTGCTTGATCTGCTCAACCGTTACCTTCAGGTGGAGATGCAGTTCCAGCAAG CTCACTACGACAAGTGTGTGATCAACCTGAGGGAGCAGTACAAGCCTGACATGACCCCTGTCCTGGAGAGCATCTTTTCTCACGCCCAAGTCTCCAAAAAGAACATCCTGGTCACTATGCTTATT GATCAGCTGTGTGGCCGGGACCCCACCGTAACAGACGAGCTGATGGCCATCCTGAACGAGCTCACACAGCTCAACAAGATGGAGAACTCAAAGGTGGCTCTGCGTGCCAGACAG GTTTTGATAGCTTCCCATCTGCCTTCTTATGAACTGAGGCACAACCAGGTGGAGTCCATCTTTCTGTCTGCCATTGACATATATGGGCACCAGTTCTGCCCAGAGAACCTGAAG AAACTCATCCTGTCTGAGACCACCATCTTCGATGTTTTGCCCAATTTCTTCTACCACTCTAACCGGGTGGTGTGCATGGCTGCCTTGGAG GTGTACGTACGCAGGGGCTACATTGCTTATGAGCTGAACAGCCTCCAGCATCGCCAGTTGCAGGACGGGACGTGTGCTGTAGACTTCCAGTTCATGTTGCCGTCGTCCCACCCCAACAG AGGGAGCAGCCCTACTCTGAACAG GGTGGCGATGCCGGTGAACAGCACAGGGCAGCTTGAGATGAGGCGGCAGGGTAGCGAGCTCTTCCTAGAAGGGgcactctctcccccctgtcaGCGCATGGGGGCCATGGTGGCCTTCCAATGTTTTGAAGACTTCAAAAG GAACTTTGACGAGGTCATCTCCAGCTTTGCTGACCCGCTCCTGGAGAGCCCGCTGTTCTCCGAGGCTTGCCCCAGCCTCTACGAGGAGGACAACTGCAAG AACATGAGGGAGAACCCCATCCATATCATCAATGTGTCCATCAAGTCGGCGGACACAGAGAATGATGATGCCTTGGTCACAGCCTTCGCTGCCTTCGCCCAGTCTAAG AAAGTTTTACTCTTTGAGCACGGCATCCGAAGGATCACGTTTTTAGTTGCACAGAGg AGGGAATTTCCCAAGTTCTTCACTTTCAGAGCCAGAGacggg tTCCAGGAGGACCGTATCTACAGGAACCTAGAGCCTGCTCTGGCCTTCCAGCTGGAGCTGAACCGCATGCGTAACTTTGACCTGACAGCCGTGCCCTGCGCCAACCACAAGATGCACCTGTACCTGGGCGCTGCCCGTGTGCAGGAGGGTGCCGAGGTCACCGACTACCGCTTCTTCATCCGTGCCATCATCCGCCATTCTGACCTCATCACAAAG gaagCATCCTTTGAGTACCTGCAGAATGAGGGTGAGCGTCTTCTCCTGGAGGCCATGGATGAGCTGGAGGTAGCCTTCAGCAACAATAATGTGCGCACTGACTGCAACCACATCTTCCTCAACTTTGTCCCCACCGTCATCATGGACCCCTCCAAG ATTGAGGAGTCAGTGCACTCCATGGTGATGCGTTACGGTAGTAGGCTGTGGAAGCTCCGGGTGCTCCAGGCCGAGTTGAAGATCAACATTCGGCTGGCGCCCACCGGGACCGCCATCCCCATCCACCTGTTCCTCACCAACGAGTCGGGCTACAACCTGGACATCAGCCTATATAAGGAAGTCACAGACCCCTCTACAGGACAG ATCATGTTCCAGTCATACGAAGACAAGCAGGGTCCTCTGCACGGCATGCTCATCAACCATCCCTATGTCACCAAGGACCTGTTGCAGTACAAGCGCTTCCAGGCTCAGACCCTGGGCACCACCTACGTCTACGACTTCCCTGAGATGTTCCGACAg GCCCTCTATAAGCTGTGGGGTCCGGGCGACAGTTACCCTAAAGACGTGCTGATGTGCACTGAGCTGGTGCTGGACCCGCAGGACCGACTGGTGCAAATGAACCGCCTGCCTGGAGACAACCAG gtgGGAATGGTAGCCTTCCGGATGCGGATGAAGACGCCTGAGTATCCCGAGGGCCGCGACATCATCGTCATCTGCAACGACATCACCTATATGATTGGCTCGTTCGGGCCCCAGGAGGACCAGCTGTTCCTGCGGGCGTCGGAGCTGGCCCGGGACGAGGGCATTCCACGTATCTACATCTCAGCCAACAGCGGGGCGCGCATCGGCCTGGCCGAGGAGATACGACACATGTTCCAGGTGGCCTGGATCGACCCCCAGGACCCTTACAAG GGTTTCAAGTATCTGTACCTGACGCCCCAGGACTACACCCGCATCAGCTCCACCAACGCTGTCCACTGCCaccatgtggaggagggtggggaGTCCAG GTACGTTATCACTGATATCATAGGGACCGAGGAGGGACTGGGGGTGGAGAACCTGAGGGGATCAGGCACCATCGCCGGGGAGACATCCCAGGCCTACGATGAGATCATCACCATCAGCATG GTGACGTGCCGTGCCATTGGGATCGGGGCCTATCTGGTGCGTCTGGGGCAGAGGGTCATCCAGGTGGAGAACTCCCACATCATCCTGACTGGGGCTGGAGCCCTCAACAAG GTCCTGGGCCGAGAGGTGTACACCTCCAACAACCAGCTGGGAGGCGTTCAGATCATGCACAACAATGGTGTGACACACAGCACAGTGCCTGACGATTTCGAGGGCGTTTTCACCATCCTGCAGTGGCTCTCCTTTATGCCTAAG AACAAGCACTCTCCGGTGCCGGTGATCCCACCCAAGGACCCAGTGGAGAGGGAGATTGAGTTCACCCCCACCAAGGCTCCCTATGACCCCCGCTGGCTACTGGCCGGGAGGCCCCACCCCA CTGTGAAAGGAGCCTGGCAGAGTGGATTCTGTGACCATGGCTCCTTCATGGAGGTACTGGGATCTTGGGCCCAGACAGTAGTGGTAGGCAGAGCCAG GTTAGGAGGGATTCCTATTGGTGTCATCGCAGTGGAAACACGCACCGTTGAGGTGGCTATCCCGGCCGATCCAGCCAACTTGGACTCTGAGGCCAGA cTGGTGCAACAGGCTGGCCAGGTGTGGTTCCCGGACTCAGCCTTTAAGACGGCCCAGGCCATCCGTGACTTCAACCGCGAGCGGCTGCCTCTGATGGTGTTCGCCAACTGGAGAGGCTTCTCCGGGGGAATGAAGG ACATGTACGACCAGGTGCTGAAGTTCGGTGCCTACATCGTGGATGGCCTGCGTGAGTTTCGCCAGCCCGTGTTGATCTACATCCCGCCGCACGCCGAGCTGAGAGGGGGATCCTGGGTGGTGATCGACCCCACCATCAACCCTCTGTGCATGGAGCTCTACGCAGACAAGGAGAGCAG GGGTGGTGTGCTCGAGGCAGAGGGCACTGTTGAGATCAAGTATCGCAGAAAAGACCTGTTGAAGACCATGCGCCGAATCGACTCAATCTACGCCGTTCTGGCTGAACAGCTTG GTACACCCGAGCTGACGGACAAACAGCGGCGGGACCTGGAGGCCAAACTGAGGGCCAGAGAGGAGTTCCTACTGCCCATTTACCACCAGGTGGCAGTGCAGTTTGTGGACCTCCATGACACTCCTGGTAGGATGCAGGAGAAGGGCGCCATCACG GACATCCTGGACTGGAAGAACGTGCGGAGCTTCTTCTACTGGCGTCTGCGGCGCCTCCTGCTGGAGGGCGTGGTGAAGTGTGAGGTCCTGCAGGCCAACCCAGAGCTGAGTGACGGACACATCCAGTCCATGCTGCGCCGCTGGTTTGTGGAGACTGAGGGAACAGTCCAG GCGTACCTTTGGGACCACAACAAAGCGGTGGTGGAGTGGCTGGAGAAACATTTGACCAAAGAGGACGGCACACGATCAGCCATCAGAGAGAACATCAAGTACCTGAAGAGGGACCACGCCTTAAAACACAtccgcag CCTGGTGCAAGCCAATCCTGAGTTGACCATGGACTGCATCATCCACATGAGCCAGACCATCACTCCGTCCCAGAGGGCCAAGATTTCCCACCTGCTGGCCACGATGGACGGCACGGCTCCCAGTTAA